A genomic window from Candidatus Kouleothrix ribensis includes:
- a CDS encoding L-lactate dehydrogenase, with translation MPIQHAADKVGLVGTGMVGASFAYALMQRGLTNELVLVDRDTARAEGEAMDLNHGLPFVRPMRMYAGSYAQLAGAEVVVITAGANQRPGETRLDLLQRNAAVFREIVPQVVAAAPASIIVIATNPVDILTTISDQIAGLAPGRVIGSGTILDTARFRYLLGDYYRVDPRSVHAYIVGEHGDSELALWSLANIGGVRLSDFVGANGRGYDQAALDSIFEQTRTAAYEIIKRKHATYYAIGLGLLAIVEAVLRDQHTVLTVCSPLHGQYGVDGIAISLPTIVGRNGIEEVLNLPISAEEQEAFRSSAQTLQTRLAQLG, from the coding sequence ATGCCCATACAGCATGCCGCCGACAAGGTTGGCCTGGTTGGTACCGGCATGGTGGGCGCGTCGTTTGCCTATGCGCTGATGCAGCGCGGGCTGACCAACGAGCTGGTGCTGGTCGATCGCGACACCGCGCGGGCCGAAGGCGAGGCGATGGATCTCAACCATGGCCTGCCGTTCGTGCGGCCTATGCGCATGTACGCGGGCAGCTATGCGCAGCTCGCCGGTGCCGAGGTGGTGGTGATTACCGCAGGCGCGAACCAACGCCCAGGTGAGACGCGGCTCGACCTGCTCCAGCGCAATGCGGCCGTATTCCGCGAGATCGTGCCGCAGGTGGTGGCGGCCGCGCCGGCCAGCATTATTGTGATCGCTACCAACCCGGTCGATATTCTCACGACGATCTCCGACCAGATCGCCGGGCTTGCGCCTGGCCGCGTGATCGGCTCGGGCACCATCCTCGATACCGCGCGCTTTCGCTATCTCCTTGGCGACTACTACCGGGTCGATCCACGTAGCGTACACGCTTATATCGTCGGCGAGCACGGCGATAGCGAGCTGGCACTCTGGAGCCTGGCCAATATCGGCGGCGTGCGCCTGAGCGATTTCGTGGGTGCGAATGGCCGTGGTTACGACCAGGCCGCGCTCGACTCGATCTTCGAGCAGACTCGCACCGCCGCCTATGAGATCATCAAGCGCAAGCACGCAACCTACTACGCGATTGGCCTGGGCCTGCTGGCGATCGTCGAGGCCGTGCTGCGCGACCAACATACCGTGCTGACAGTCTGTAGCCCGCTGCATGGCCAGTATGGAGTCGATGGTATCGCGATTAGCTTGCCGACGATCGTTGGGCGGAATGGCATCGAGGAGGTGTTGAATCTGCCGATCAGTGCTGAGGAGCAGGAGGCGTTTCGCAGCTCGGCGCAGACGCTACAAACGCGATTGGCCCAGCTCGGGTAG